GCGCCTCCGGAGGTCAGGTCGGCCGGAGCGACGATCCGGTGCGTGTCCGCTGCCTGACCGAGCTTGACCCGAGGGCCCGGAGCCCGATCGACCGCCCGCTGATCTTTCTCTTCTGTATCCAGACGCCCTGAGCCTGGCCCCGGCGCCGGGCGTCGCGAGAGCGAGGAGACCTCGCCGTGAAGAACCAGACGATCCGTGTGGGAATAGTCGGCGCGGGAGCCAACACGCGCCTCAGGCATATCCCGGGGCTCCGGGCCATCGGCGGCGTGGAAGTGGTCAGCGTGGCCAACCGCAGCCGGGAGTCGGCGGAGCGCGCGGCCACCGAGGTTGGCATCCCCAAGGTGTACGACCACTGGCTCGAGCTGGTGGAGGCCGCCGACACGGATGCGATCTGTATCGGGACGTGGCCCTACATGCACTGCCCCGTCACCCTGGCGGCGCTGGAAAACGGCAAGCACGTCCTGTGCGAGGCGCGGATGGCGATGAACGCGGCGGAGGCCCGGGCAATGCTCGCGGCGGCCCGCCGGCGTCCCCACCTCGTGACGCAGGTGGTGCCGGCTCCCCACACGCTCGCCGTGGACCGCGCGATCCAGGAGCTGATCGCCGACGGCTACCTGGGCGATGTCCTGGCGGTTGAGGTGAGGGCGATGCAGGCCGGCTTCGCGGACCGGGACGGCGCGCTCCACTGGAGGCACGACGCCGATCTCTCCGGCTTCAACACGCTGACGCTCGGCATCTGGTACGAGGCGATGATGCGCTGGGTGGGGCCGGCCCGGCGCGTGATGGCGATGACGAAGCTCTGCGTTCCCCGGCGAAAGGACGCGAGCGGGGTGCTGCGCGCGGTCACGGTGCCCGACCACGCGGAGGTCGTCGCCGACCTGGCCTGCGGCGGGCTCGCCCGCCTCTGCTTCAGCGGGGTGACCGGTCTCGCGCGGACGAACGAGGTGTGGCTCTTCGGCAGCGAAGGGACGCTGAGGCTGGACACGGCGGAGCTCAGGCTCTCCGGCGGCAGGCGGGGGAGCACGGCGCTCGAGGAGCTGGCCGTCCCCGAGGCGAAGCGGGGCCGCTGGCGGGTCGAGGAGGAGTTCGTCAACGCGATCCGTGGGAAGGAGCGGGTGACCCGCACCAGCTTCGAGGACGGCGTCCGGTACATGGAGTTCACCGAGGCGGTGATCCGGAGCGCCCGCTCCGGCGAGGCCATCCACCTGCCGTTATAGAACGGCGACGCGAGGAGCGCGTCGGGGTAATGCCCTTCGAGCGCGGGCTTCGCCCGCGCAACCGATTTCTTGGGGGAGGCCTCGGAGGGGGCCGTCGAGGCCCCCTCCGATGGTCCTAGGCGGAGTCGCAGGGCGGAATTTTCACGGTCAGGCGCTTGAGGCGCTGCGGCGTGAGGTCGGTCGTGAGCGTCCACGCCGGATCGGCCCGGGCGTCCTTCTTCTTCATCAGGAGCCATTCCTTGCCGGTGCCCCGCGCAAAGCGCGCGAGGGCGAACCCCCCCGCCAGCTTCTTCCCCTTCAGGACGAAGGCGAGCTTGCCGGCTTTTAGCTGAGCTTCGGGGTCTTCGCCCTCGACCGGCTCGTAGACGCCGTGATCCCAGACCACCACCGGGCCGGCGCCGTAGCTCCCCGGCGGGATGATCCCCTCGAAGTCGATGTACTTGATCGGGTGGTCGGGGACCATCACCGCGAGGCGCTTGTCGGCGGGGTTCATGGACGGGCCTTTGGGGATTGCCCACGATTTGAGGACCCCGCCCATCTCGAGGCGGAAGTCGTAGTGGAGCCGCGACGCCTTGTGCTCGTGAACGACGAAGCGGCGGACGGAACGAGTTGGCCGCCCCGGCATGCTACTTCGGCGCGGCCTTCGTGAGGTCGCTCCAGCGCTCCACGGTCCGGAGGTCGACTTCCGCCGGCTTGAAGAGGTCGCGGATCTTCTGCTCGCTGTCGGCTTCGAAGACGAAGTAGGAGAAATGACCTTTCTCCGTGGGCGTCAGTCAGAGCTTGTCCACGTACCCCTCGAGGAGCCGGATCCCGCGCCCCCTGAGGCTGTCGGGCGCCACCAGGCGCGTGAACCCTTCCATCTGCTCCTTGTGAGCGGCGGGACAATCGGCGGGCTTGTGGGAAAACGCGACCGTGAAGACCATGGCATCCTCCCTTCCAGGGTGTGCGCGCGAGCACGCGACGCTCGGACGGTCCCGAGGCCGGGTTCGAGACTGATCTGATTCTACACCAGGTCGGCCCTCTTCACTCCCCACTTCCTCTGGTTCTCCGCCGCCGTCATTCTCCTGGGGCTCGGCATCGCCGTGGCCAGCCGGGGCGAGGTCGGCCGCGACCTCGTCCGCCTGTTCGGCGTCGAGGCCCTCGTGTTGGCCTGGGTCACGATTCTGGCCGTCACCGTGATCCACGAGTTCGCCCACTGCCTGACCTGCAAGCGGTTCGGCGGCCACGTCCACGAGATGGGCTTCCTGCTCATCTACTTCCAGCCCGCCTTCTACTCGAACGTGAGCGACGCTTGGCTCTTCCCGGAGAAGTCCAGGCGGCTCTGGGTGACGTTCGCTGGACCCTACTTCGAGCTCCTCCTGTGGGCTCTCGCCACCCTCACCTGGCGCGTGACGGAGCCTGGGAGCTGGCTCAGCTCGGTGGCGCTGGTCGTGATGGCCACGTCCGGGATCAAGCTCTTCTTCAACCTCAACCCCCTGATCAAGCTGGACGGCTACTACCTCCTGAGCGACTTTCTGGGGATCCCGAACCTGAGGGCGAGGGCGTTCGGTTACCTCCGCGCGCTGACTGGACGGCTGTGGGGGTCGGCGCGCCAGGACGCTCAGGATGCGACCCCTCGAGAGCGCCGGATCTACCTCGCCTACGGCCTGCTGGCCGGGACCTATTCGGTCTGGCTCCTCGGGTACGTTGCGTTCGCGTTTGGCAGCTTTTTGCTCAACCGTTATCAGGGGGTCGGTTTCTTCCTTTTCACAGGACTGCTCGCGCTCATGTTCCGCAATCCGCTCAAGAAGGCGCTCGGGAAAGTGCCCGGCGTGGTCAGGCGCTCGCGGGGCCGGCTGGCTTCGAAGGTGCGGCCGGTAGCGCTCCTCGTTTGCCTCGCCGCGGGCCTCGCCGCCATCTTCCTCGTCCGCATGGAGCTCCGGATCGGGGGGGAGCTTACCGTCCTCCCCATCCACAATGCGGACATCCGGGCAGAAGTCGAGGGGCTCATCGAGGAGATCTATGCGGATGAGGGGGCGCTGGTGCGGAGGGGTGACCCGATCGCGCGCCTCGCCGACCGGGAGTACCGCGCTGAGCTTCGAAAGCTCGAGGCAGAGATCGACGAGAAGCGGGCAAAGCTGAAGATGCTCAGCGCCGGGCCCAGGCCGGAGGAGATCGCGCTACAACGGAAAGCCGTGGAGACGGCGGCAACGAAGGGGAAGCACGCGCGACGGCGATACGAAGAGGCCGCACAGGTACGCGCGAGCCGGCTCTCCCGGGCGAAGGCCGACCTCGCCAAGGCTGACGAGCGGCTCAGGTACGCGCGGAACGACCTGGACAGGTCCTCAAAGTTGTTTGCCGAGGACCTCATCGCGCGGAAGCAGCTGGAAGAAGCTCAGGAGCGGGTCGTCGTGCGGGAGAAGGAGGTGGAGACCGCGCAGGCCGAAGTCGGCGTGATCCTCTCCGATGACCTCGCGGAGGTACGAAAGGAGCTGGCCGTCGCGCAGAAGGAGGCCGAGGAGGCGGACGCGAAGCTGAAGCTCCTGCTGGCGGGGAGCCGATCGGAAGAGATCGAAGTCGCGCGGGCGGAGGTCGCGCCTGGAAGCGCACCGGCGCTACCTCTTGGAGCAGCTCG
The DNA window shown above is from Candidatus Rokuibacteriota bacterium and carries:
- a CDS encoding 3'-phosphoesterase; this encodes MPGRPTRSVRRFVVHEHKASRLHYDFRLEMGGVLKSWAIPKGPSMNPADKRLAVMVPDHPIKYIDFEGIIPPGSYGAGPVVVWDHGVYEPVEGEDPEAQLKAGKLAFVLKGKKLAGGFALARFARGTGKEWLLMKKKDARADPAWTLTTDLTPQRLKRLTVKIPPCDSA
- a CDS encoding biotin/lipoyl-binding protein, whose protein sequence is MASRGEVGRDLVRLFGVEALVLAWVTILAVTVIHEFAHCLTCKRFGGHVHEMGFLLIYFQPAFYSNVSDAWLFPEKSRRLWVTFAGPYFELLLWALATLTWRVTEPGSWLSSVALVVMATSGIKLFFNLNPLIKLDGYYLLSDFLGIPNLRARAFGYLRALTGRLWGSARQDAQDATPRERRIYLAYGLLAGTYSVWLLGYVAFAFGSFLLNRYQGVGFFLFTGLLALMFRNPLKKALGKVPGVVRRSRGRLASKVRPVALLVCLAAGLAAIFLVRMELRIGGELTVLPIHNADIRAEVEGLIEEIYADEGALVRRGDPIARLADREYRAELRKLEAEIDEKRAKLKMLSAGPRPEEIALQRKAVETAATKGKHARRRYEEAAQVRASRLSRAKADLAKADERLRYARNDLDRSSKLFAEDLIARKQLEEAQERVVVREKEVETAQAEVGVILSDDLAEVRKELAVAQKEAEEADAKLKLLLAGSRSEEIEVARAEVAPGSAPALPLGAARARARGEPHQRHRHDSQAQGEDRTTREEGGPDRRGPRAEDDKGGDRGLGEGHRRREGWTAGGPEGPRLPGEELRRHRHGDCARREAGDRSLARESLPCNHRDRQCHRPAQTRDDG
- a CDS encoding Gfo/Idh/MocA family oxidoreductase, yielding MKNQTIRVGIVGAGANTRLRHIPGLRAIGGVEVVSVANRSRESAERAATEVGIPKVYDHWLELVEAADTDAICIGTWPYMHCPVTLAALENGKHVLCEARMAMNAAEARAMLAAARRRPHLVTQVVPAPHTLAVDRAIQELIADGYLGDVLAVEVRAMQAGFADRDGALHWRHDADLSGFNTLTLGIWYEAMMRWVGPARRVMAMTKLCVPRRKDASGVLRAVTVPDHAEVVADLACGGLARLCFSGVTGLARTNEVWLFGSEGTLRLDTAELRLSGGRRGSTALEELAVPEAKRGRWRVEEEFVNAIRGKERVTRTSFEDGVRYMEFTEAVIRSARSGEAIHLPL